The Lactuca sativa cultivar Salinas chromosome 2, Lsat_Salinas_v11, whole genome shotgun sequence genome includes a window with the following:
- the LOC111889045 gene encoding ATPase family AAA domain-containing protein FIGL1, translating into MDAEPKPLSSEASSCWRKELDTNLKRLQSLLFGADIALEKRDYSYSQLLSLRLIGFLDSQSLNDVDEAFIRPIRREALSKLDSARQSLIPDSDRQAFEQAGRDPGVAFHKQGDINIEKIKQSKYFKALLQHSKGNTLNEDDEPEKKEDISGKTSKVPVHGKSTTFYGGISRTNNSMHNNSVNSVGNGLKDCNLVEGRGLSTYINSEEERTNGSSLRPKRSRMETISPKNEILLSPSSKNEADTGITGNGFVTARTKLEMDVRQKRGMAGSPNSSVSPQSDGNNRGYGVKSYPPRRGIRGFVPPIRSNGGNTGNVTSRANATKGEDALDDSTKRCMDALCGPDGELPEKLRNLEPRLIEHISNEIMDGKPNVHWDDIAGLHHAKKCVTEMVIWPLLRPDIFEGCRSPGRGLLLFGPPGTGKTMIGKAIAGECNATFFYISASSLTSKWIGEGEKLVRALFGVASCRQPAVIFVDEIDSLLSQRKSDGEHESSRRLKTQFLIEMEGFDSGSEQILLIGATNRPQELDEAARRRLTKRLYIPLPSSEARAWIVRNLLNKDGLFKLSTEDIDTICKLTDGYSGSDMKNLVKDASMGPLREALTQGTEITKLKKEDMRPVSLQDFENALQEVRPSVSLDELGTYEIWNNQFGSLSPSTK; encoded by the exons ATGGATGCGGAACCAAAACCATTGTCGTCGGAGGCGTCGTCTTGCTGGAGAAAAGAATTAGACACCAACCTTAAGAGGCTCCAATCTCTTCTATTCGGCGCGGACATCGCTCTCGAGAAGCGAGATTACTCTTATTCTCAACTACTCTCCCTCCGTCTCATCGGTTTCCTAGATTCTCAGTCCTTAAATGACGTAGACGAAGCCTTCATTCGTCCAATTCGCCGTGAAGCTCTCTCGAAACTGGATTCTGCTCGTCAATCACTCATTCCTGACTCGGATCG TCAAGCGTTTGAGCAAGCTGGTAGAGATCCAGGGGTGGCTTTCCACAAGCAAGGGGATATCAACATTGAGAAAATCAAGCAATCAAAATATTTTAAAGCTCTTCTCCAACATTCTAAAGGAAATACCCTAAATGAG GATGATGAACCTGAAAAGAAGGAAGATATCAGTGGCAAGACTTCAAAAGTTCCTGTACATGGAAAATCAACAACCTTTTATGGAGGCATCTCAAGGACAAACAACAGTATGCATAATAATTCTGTCAACTCAGTAGGAAATGGTCTCAAGGATTGTAATCTTGTTGAGGGTCGTGGTTTGTCTACATATATAAATTCTGAGGAAGAAAGAACAAATGGAAGTAGCTTGAGACCCAAGCGATCTCGCATGGAAACCATTAGCCCAAAGAATGAAATACTCTTGTCTCCATCAAGCAAGAATGAAGCTGATACTGGTATTACTGGCAACGGTTTTGTCACTGCTAGAACAAAATTG GAAATGGATGTGAGGCAAAAGAGAGGGATGGCTGGATCACCAAATTCTTCAGTTTCCCCACAAAGTGATGGAAACAACAGAGGCTATGGTGTCAAATCCTATCCACCACGACGTGGAATCCGTGGTTTTGTTCCTCCTATTAGATCCAACGGGGGTAATACTGGTAATGTAACTTCACGTGCAAATGCAACAAAAGGTGAAGATGCATTAGATGATTCAACAAAAAGATG CATGGATGCGCTATGTGGTCCTGATGGTGAACTTCCAGAGAAGTTAAGGAATTTAGAGCCTCGCCTTATTGAGCACATTAGTAATGAGATAATGGATGGTAAACCCAATGTTCATTGGGATGATATTG CTGGATTGCATCATGCGAAAAAATGTGTTACAGAAATGGTGATATGGCCTTTGTTACGCCCTGATATTTTTGAAGGTTGTCGTTCCCCAGGAAGAGGGCTTCTTTTATTTGGCCCACCA GGAACGGGTAAAACAATGATAGGTAAAGCTATTGCTGGAGAGTGTAATGCAACATTTTTTTACATATCTGCAAGTTCACTAACCAGTAAATGG ATTGGAGAGGGTGAAAAGCTAGTGAGGGCTCTTTTTGGAGTTGCCAGCTGTCGTCAGCCAGCTGTAATATTTGTGGATGAAATTGATTCTCTGCTGTCCCAG CGTAAGTCAGATGGTGAGCATGAGTCAAGCAGACGACTTAAGACACAGTTTCTCATTGAAATGGAAGGATTTGATAGTGGAAGTGAACAGATTCTACTCATAG GAGCGACAAATAGACCACAAGAATTAGATGAGGCAGCTAGGAGGCGATTGACCAAGAGACTTTATATTCCACTCCCTTCCTCAG AAGCAAGAGCCTGGATAGTCCGTAATCTTTTGAACAAGGATGGACTTTTTAAACTCTCAACAGAGGATATTGATACCATATGCAAATTAACAGATG GGTATTCAGGATCTGATATGAAGAATTTAGTGAAAGATGCTTCCATGGGTCCACTCCGGGAGGCTTTGACACAAGGCACTGAAATCACTAAACTTAAAAAGGAGGATATGAGGCCAGTTAGTCTACAG gACTTTGAGAATGCACTACAGGAGGTCAGACCTTCTGTTTCTCTGGATGAACTTGGCACATATGAAATTTGGAATAATCAATTTGGGAGCTTATCGCCATCAACAAAGTAG